In a single window of the Amycolatopsis sp. cg5 genome:
- a CDS encoding aminotransferase class I/II-fold pyridoxal phosphate-dependent enzyme: protein MTTLSVDAETARSDYAALVERGLSLDITRGKPSPRQLDLSNGMLGLPGDVFKAEDGTDVRNYGGLNGLAELRKLFSGFLQVPADQLLAAGNSSLELMHDSVVNALLSKLPGAERRWADEERVAFLCPVPGYDRHFALSERFGIELIQVPMTETGPDMDVVERLVAEDAGIKGIWCVPKYSNPTGATYGDDTVRRLAAMTTAAPDFRIFWDNAYAVHHLTDEETRIADLLALCEEHGNADRAFVFGSTSKVTFGGGGVGFFGASKANIAWWLGKIGKRTIGPDKINQLRHMLFLKDEDGVREHMRKHRELIAPKFDAVDRILTEELGDTGLASWTKPTGGYFISLTVVPGTAKEVVRLAKEAGIALTPAGATHPYGDDPEDKTIRIAPTFPELAEIEEAVKGLTVCVRLAAAERA, encoded by the coding sequence ATGACAACCCTCTCTGTCGACGCCGAGACGGCCCGTAGCGACTATGCGGCGCTCGTCGAGCGCGGCCTCTCCCTCGACATCACCCGCGGCAAGCCGTCTCCCCGCCAGCTGGACCTGAGCAACGGCATGCTCGGTCTCCCCGGCGACGTCTTCAAGGCGGAGGACGGCACCGACGTCCGCAACTACGGGGGCCTCAACGGTCTCGCGGAGCTGCGCAAGCTGTTCAGCGGCTTCCTGCAGGTGCCCGCCGACCAGCTGCTCGCCGCGGGCAACTCGAGCCTCGAGCTCATGCACGACTCGGTCGTCAACGCCCTGCTGAGCAAGCTGCCCGGCGCCGAGCGTCGCTGGGCCGACGAGGAACGCGTCGCCTTCCTGTGCCCGGTGCCCGGGTACGACCGCCACTTCGCGCTGTCGGAGCGCTTCGGGATCGAACTGATCCAGGTCCCGATGACCGAGACCGGCCCCGACATGGACGTCGTCGAGCGCCTCGTCGCCGAGGACGCCGGCATCAAGGGCATCTGGTGCGTGCCGAAGTACAGCAACCCGACCGGCGCCACCTACGGCGACGACACCGTGCGCAGGCTCGCCGCGATGACCACGGCCGCGCCCGACTTCCGGATCTTCTGGGACAACGCCTACGCGGTCCACCACCTCACCGACGAAGAGACCCGGATCGCGGACCTGCTGGCGCTGTGCGAGGAGCACGGCAACGCGGACCGCGCGTTCGTGTTCGGCTCGACCTCGAAGGTGACCTTCGGCGGTGGCGGCGTGGGGTTCTTCGGCGCCTCGAAGGCCAACATCGCGTGGTGGCTCGGCAAGATCGGCAAGCGCACGATCGGCCCCGACAAGATCAACCAGCTGCGTCACATGCTGTTCCTCAAGGACGAAGACGGCGTCCGCGAGCACATGCGCAAGCACCGTGAGCTCATCGCGCCGAAGTTCGACGCGGTCGACCGCATCCTCACCGAGGAGCTCGGCGACACCGGCCTCGCGAGCTGGACCAAGCCGACCGGCGGGTACTTCATCTCGCTGACCGTCGTGCCCGGCACCGCGAAGGAGGTCGTCCGCCTCGCCAAGGAAGCGGGCATCGCGCTCACGCCCGCGGGCGCGACGCACCCGTACGGCGACGACCCCGAGGACAAGACCATCCGCATCGCCCCGACCTTCCCGGAGCTCGCGGAGATCGAAGAGGCCGTCAAGGGCCTGACCGTCTGCGTCCGGCTGGCGGCAGCGGAGCGCGCTTGA
- a CDS encoding phosphatase PAP2 family protein, translating to MNGSSFDGGWYRAVARFAEETPWLHRFFEIYTDWGLVLLALLALVACWRARGGTAEDKAAAVWVPLAAVLAFGVSSLVKPLVQESRPCQSLLGVVPLTPCEPVGDYSFPSNHAVIVAAVAVALFFVDRRLGWIATILALLLAFSRVYVGAHYPHDVFAGLFVGALVGFCGRFTLPWLTWAVKRTTRKAACTSGLALRYDNPLCRRRDGP from the coding sequence ATGAACGGATCTTCGTTCGACGGCGGCTGGTACCGGGCCGTGGCTCGATTCGCCGAGGAAACCCCTTGGCTGCACAGGTTTTTCGAGATCTACACGGACTGGGGCCTGGTGCTTCTCGCGCTGCTGGCGCTGGTCGCCTGCTGGCGAGCCCGTGGCGGAACGGCGGAGGACAAGGCCGCGGCCGTGTGGGTGCCGTTGGCGGCCGTGCTGGCTTTCGGGGTCAGCAGTCTTGTGAAGCCGCTGGTGCAGGAGTCGCGGCCATGCCAGAGCTTGCTCGGCGTCGTCCCGCTCACCCCGTGTGAACCCGTGGGCGACTACTCGTTCCCGAGCAACCACGCGGTGATCGTCGCGGCCGTCGCGGTCGCTCTGTTCTTCGTGGACAGACGGCTGGGCTGGATCGCCACGATCCTCGCGCTGTTGCTGGCTTTCTCACGGGTTTACGTCGGCGCCCACTATCCACATGACGTATTCGCAGGCCTTTTCGTGGGCGCGCTCGTCGGTTTCTGTGGCCGCTTCACCCTTCCGTGGCTCACGTGGGCTGTGAAGCGGACCACTCGGAAAGCCGCTTGCACCTCGGGGTTAGCGTTACGTTATGACAACCCTCTCTGTCGACGCCGAGACGGCCCGTAG
- a CDS encoding M56 family metallopeptidase, which translates to MDKGMFVPLVLPLLSWPLASVVMARTSPRLASWLLAAGALVLAGGGTVVLALLAAFEHRPWLGLAAGALLVAVAARLAVATARCVRWMREVRAAAGESDTELVVVDGAPMAIAVPFHGGRIVVSRALLTTLGDGEVCALLAHERAHLRGRHHWFLAAAGLAVALNPLVRPVRTALEFTLERWADEGAARSVGDRKLVATAVAKAALVSKAGPVLAATGGPVPRRVSALLRAPTRSWRLGVAVVLAVVLCSGSTVVEAVADAATSTWM; encoded by the coding sequence ATGGACAAGGGAATGTTCGTGCCGCTCGTGCTGCCGCTGCTTTCGTGGCCGCTGGCGAGCGTCGTCATGGCGCGCACCTCGCCGCGGCTCGCGAGCTGGCTGCTCGCCGCGGGCGCGCTCGTGCTCGCGGGCGGTGGCACGGTCGTGCTGGCTTTGCTGGCCGCGTTCGAGCACCGTCCTTGGCTCGGCCTTGCCGCTGGGGCGCTGCTCGTCGCCGTGGCTGCACGGCTTGCCGTCGCGACCGCGCGGTGCGTCCGCTGGATGCGAGAGGTGCGCGCGGCCGCCGGCGAGTCCGACACGGAGCTGGTCGTCGTCGATGGTGCCCCGATGGCCATCGCCGTTCCCTTTCACGGTGGCCGGATCGTGGTTTCGCGTGCGCTGCTGACCACACTGGGCGACGGCGAGGTGTGCGCGCTGCTCGCCCATGAGCGTGCGCATCTGCGGGGACGTCATCACTGGTTCCTGGCCGCCGCAGGTCTGGCTGTCGCGCTCAATCCGCTGGTCCGGCCGGTGCGGACGGCGCTGGAATTCACGCTGGAGCGGTGGGCCGACGAGGGCGCCGCCCGCAGCGTCGGTGACCGGAAACTGGTCGCGACCGCGGTTGCGAAGGCCGCGCTCGTGTCGAAGGCCGGGCCGGTGCTCGCCGCGACCGGCGGACCGGTGCCGCGCCGCGTTTCGGCACTGCTCCGCGCGCCGACGCGGTCGTGGCGGCTGGGTGTCGCGGTCGTGCTGGCGGTGGTGCTGTGCTCGGGGTCGACCGTCGTCGAGGCGGTGGCCGACGCAGCAACTTCTACATGGATGTAG